In a genomic window of Flavobacterium crassostreae:
- the ftsY gene encoding signal recognition particle-docking protein FtsY, with protein MSFFKRIFSSDKKESLDKGLEKSKTTFFTKLSKAIAGKSKVDEDVLDNLEEILVSSDVGVHTTLKIITRIEARVAEDKYLGTEELNRILQEEIASLLSETNTGEATEFVIPIQSKPYVLMVVGVNGVGKTTTIGKLAYQFKKQGYKVVLGAADTFRAAAIDQLQIWADRVGVPIVRQNMGSDPASVAFDTLQSAVAQNADVVIIDTAGRLHNKINLMNELTKVKRVMQKVVTDAPHDVLLVLDGSTGQNAFEQAKHFTAATEVSSLAVTKLDGTAKGGVVIGISDQFKIPVKYIGVGEGIEDLQVFNKYEFVDSFFK; from the coding sequence ATGAGTTTTTTTAAAAGAATATTTTCATCCGATAAAAAAGAATCTTTAGATAAAGGTCTTGAGAAATCAAAAACAACTTTTTTTACAAAGTTAAGTAAGGCAATAGCTGGAAAGTCAAAAGTAGATGAAGATGTTTTAGATAATTTAGAAGAGATACTAGTTTCTTCGGATGTTGGAGTCCATACCACTTTGAAAATTATCACAAGGATTGAAGCCCGTGTTGCCGAAGATAAATACTTAGGCACAGAGGAGCTCAACAGGATTTTGCAAGAAGAAATTGCTAGTTTGTTATCCGAAACCAATACAGGAGAAGCTACAGAATTTGTAATACCAATCCAGTCCAAACCCTATGTTTTAATGGTTGTAGGAGTAAATGGCGTTGGCAAAACCACTACCATAGGAAAACTAGCCTATCAATTCAAAAAGCAAGGATACAAAGTAGTTCTAGGCGCAGCCGATACATTCCGAGCTGCCGCAATTGATCAATTGCAAATTTGGGCAGATAGAGTAGGAGTACCTATTGTGAGACAAAATATGGGTAGTGATCCAGCATCCGTAGCTTTTGATACCTTGCAATCTGCAGTGGCTCAAAATGCCGATGTGGTGATTATAGACACCGCAGGGCGCTTGCACAACAAAATTAATTTAATGAATGAATTGACCAAAGTCAAAAGAGTGATGCAAAAAGTTGTTACCGATGCGCCTCATGATGTATTATTGGTTCTAGATGGTTCTACGGGACAAAATGCTTTTGAACAAGCAAAACACTTTACAGCAGCTACAGAGGTAAGCTCCTTAGCGGTTACAAAACTTGACGGCACGGCCAAGGGTGGAGTGGTTATAGGTATTTCGGATCAGTTTAAAATACCTGTAAAATATATTGGAGTAGGAGAAGGAATAGAAGATTTACAGGTGTTCAATAAATACGAATTTGTAGATAGCTTTTTTAAATAG
- a CDS encoding sensor histidine kinase — protein MDFTISTEEILQERIKELSCLYAVSSVIVKQEREVEKTLKEICFILKNAWRFSEFAIIELQLDKHYYATTAIPQDTVFQETSILIFNTIKGFLRVHYSSKSFRQQHFLDEEQKLLNKVALDISAFYERHLNKDKEELLKRSVERVDRLSILGEITAGIAHELNTPLGNILGFAEFIQERSKEKQSQMDSAKIIKAAIYSREVVKKLMFFSCEMPQNMRFVKIIPIVSEALSLLGPNFKKANLSYEVDFKNLELEAQLDPIQLTQVLFNILINSIYVAPPNTCIQITVYTSKDSFFIEIADQGPGIPEKIKTKIFEPFFTTKPIGEGSGLGLSVVHGIVKSHKGDIGTFNNTPKGTVFQVRLPLKVS, from the coding sequence ATGGATTTTACAATATCTACTGAAGAAATTCTTCAAGAACGAATCAAAGAGCTATCGTGTTTATACGCAGTCTCTTCGGTGATTGTAAAACAAGAAAGAGAAGTAGAAAAAACCCTCAAGGAAATTTGCTTCATTTTAAAAAATGCCTGGCGATTTTCTGAATTTGCCATCATAGAACTACAATTAGATAAACATTATTATGCCACAACGGCAATACCCCAAGATACTGTTTTTCAGGAAACATCAATTTTAATTTTTAATACTATAAAAGGTTTCTTGAGGGTACATTATTCTTCAAAATCCTTTAGGCAACAACATTTTTTAGACGAAGAGCAAAAATTACTTAATAAAGTAGCCTTGGATATTAGTGCTTTTTATGAAAGGCATTTGAATAAAGACAAGGAAGAACTTTTAAAAAGAAGTGTAGAGCGCGTAGACCGACTCTCTATATTGGGCGAGATTACTGCCGGAATAGCCCATGAGTTGAATACACCCCTAGGTAATATTTTAGGGTTTGCAGAGTTTATCCAAGAACGATCCAAGGAAAAACAATCCCAAATGGATAGTGCCAAAATTATAAAAGCGGCAATATATTCTAGAGAAGTAGTAAAGAAATTGATGTTTTTTTCTTGCGAAATGCCACAAAATATGCGTTTTGTAAAAATAATACCTATAGTCTCTGAAGCCTTGAGCCTCTTGGGGCCTAACTTTAAAAAAGCCAATCTTAGTTATGAGGTAGACTTTAAAAACTTGGAATTAGAGGCCCAATTAGATCCCATACAACTCACCCAAGTATTGTTTAATATTTTGATTAATTCTATATACGTAGCGCCTCCAAATACGTGTATCCAAATAACAGTGTATACCTCAAAGGATAGTTTTTTTATAGAAATTGCAGACCAAGGGCCAGGAATACCAGAAAAAATAAAAACAAAAATTTTTGAGCCATTTTTTACCACAAAACCTATCGGTGAAGGATCTGGACTAGGATTAAGTGTTGTTCATGGTATTGTAAAAAGTCATAAGGGAGACATTGGCACCTTTAACAATACCCCAAAAGGAACTGTTTTTCAAGTTCGATTACCTCTAAAAGTATCCTGA
- the rpmG gene encoding 50S ribosomal protein L33 translates to MAKKGNRIQVILECTEHKTTGVAGTSRYITTKNKKNTPDRLEIKKFNPVLKRVTLHKEIK, encoded by the coding sequence ATGGCAAAGAAAGGTAATAGAATCCAAGTAATTTTAGAATGTACGGAGCATAAAACAACAGGTGTTGCGGGAACTTCAAGATACATTACAACAAAGAACAAGAAAAACACTCCAGATAGATTAGAGATTAAAAAATTTAATCCAGTTTTGAAGCGTGTAACTCTTCACAAAGAAATTAAGTAA
- the rpmB gene encoding 50S ribosomal protein L28, with protein MSRVCDLTGKRAMVGNNVSHAMNKTKRKFSVNLVKKRFYLPEEDRWITLRVAASTIKTINKNGIAAVLKKAQTQGFIK; from the coding sequence ATGTCAAGAGTTTGTGACCTTACAGGTAAAAGAGCGATGGTAGGAAATAACGTTTCTCACGCTATGAATAAAACTAAGAGAAAATTTTCTGTTAACTTAGTGAAAAAGCGTTTTTATCTTCCAGAAGAAGATAGATGGATTACTCTTAGAGTAGCAGCATCTACGATAAAAACAATTAACAAAAATGGAATTGCAGCTGTTTTGAAAAAAGCACAAACGCAAGGGTTTATTAAATAA
- a CDS encoding dihydrolipoamide acetyltransferase family protein gives MARFELKLPKMGESVAEATITNWLKEVGDRIEADEAVLEIATDKVDSEVPSEVSGVLVAQLFDKDALVQVGQTIAIIETQSDAVPTLDPSEATPEVLETPTKTSAVVAAPENTVMGSDFSDSDKFFSPLVKNIAKQEGISVASLEKIVGTGKEGRVTKNDILEYVQNRANQPKDTVASAKPAAAITTTPKAVPVSVNGGDEVVEMDRMRKLISGYMTASLQTSAHVQSFIEVDVTNIVVWREKNKNIFEKREGEKLTYTPIFMEAVAKAIKDFPGINIAVDGAYIIKKKNINLGMAAALPNGNLIVPVIKNADQLNLVGMAKAVNDLGNRAKAGKLKPDDTQGGTYTVTNIGSFGSIFGTPIINQPQVGILALGAIRKVPAVIETADGDFIGIRQKMFLSHSYDHRVVDGALGGMFVKRVAEYLEAFDVNRTV, from the coding sequence ATGGCAAGATTTGAATTAAAACTTCCTAAAATGGGAGAAAGTGTTGCAGAAGCAACCATCACCAACTGGTTGAAAGAAGTAGGAGACAGGATTGAGGCAGATGAGGCAGTGCTTGAAATAGCTACAGACAAAGTAGATAGCGAGGTGCCAAGTGAGGTTTCGGGCGTGTTGGTTGCGCAGTTATTTGATAAAGATGCCTTAGTACAAGTAGGGCAAACCATAGCAATTATTGAAACCCAAAGCGATGCAGTACCAACACTAGATCCGTCGGAAGCTACTCCAGAGGTTTTAGAAACCCCTACCAAAACAAGTGCGGTGGTTGCTGCTCCGGAGAATACTGTCATGGGATCGGACTTTTCTGATTCGGATAAATTTTTCTCTCCATTGGTAAAAAATATTGCAAAACAAGAAGGCATATCTGTGGCTTCTTTAGAAAAAATTGTAGGCACCGGAAAAGAAGGCCGTGTTACCAAAAATGATATTTTGGAATACGTCCAGAATAGAGCCAACCAACCAAAGGATACTGTGGCAAGTGCAAAACCTGCTGCTGCAATAACGACAACTCCAAAGGCAGTTCCGGTATCTGTCAATGGTGGCGATGAGGTAGTGGAGATGGATAGAATGCGTAAGCTGATATCGGGTTACATGACGGCCTCTTTGCAGACTTCGGCACACGTACAATCTTTTATTGAGGTTGATGTGACTAATATTGTAGTATGGCGAGAAAAAAATAAAAATATCTTTGAAAAAAGAGAAGGCGAAAAACTGACCTATACGCCCATATTTATGGAAGCGGTTGCTAAGGCAATTAAAGATTTTCCGGGTATAAATATAGCGGTAGATGGAGCATATATAATCAAAAAGAAAAACATAAATTTAGGTATGGCAGCTGCTTTGCCTAACGGAAATTTAATTGTTCCGGTAATTAAAAATGCAGACCAATTAAACCTTGTGGGTATGGCCAAAGCGGTCAATGATTTAGGCAATAGAGCCAAGGCAGGTAAGCTAAAACCAGACGATACCCAAGGTGGGACGTATACGGTCACTAATATAGGTAGCTTTGGGAGTATTTTTGGCACGCCAATTATCAACCAGCCTCAAGTAGGTATTTTGGCCTTAGGCGCTATCCGAAAAGTGCCTGCAGTTATTGAAACTGCCGATGGCGATTTTATAGGCATCCGACAAAAAATGTTTTTGTCTCACAGTTACGACCATCGTGTGGTAGATGGAGCCCTAGGAGGTATGTTTGTAAAGCGAGTAGCAGAGTATCTAGAGGCTTTTGATGTAAATAGAACCGTATAA
- a CDS encoding CinA family nicotinamide mononucleotide deamidase-related protein, producing MKAVIITIGDEILIGQIVDTNSAFIAKSLDKIGIEISEMVSISDTKEVILETFAKYQNKADVVIVTGGLGPTKDDVTKKTFCDYFEDQLVIDNGVLAHVTTLIEAFYKMPITQMNKDQALVPSKSTLLVNALGTAPGMWMKKETTVFISLPGVPYEMRHIMEQQVIPKLVQEYSRPYILHKTIVTYGQGESILAERIATWEDHLPSFLKLAYLPSPGKVLLRISARGTNKEALEQAIAEQVASLNTLIGDVVVGYEEDQTIEVVVGQLLQQQHKTLATAESCTGGSIASLLASVPGASAYFKGSVVCYATAVKTKVLGIPEELLQKFSVVSSEVASAMALSVKELLQTDYALATTGNAGPSKGESAAAIGTVFIALATPKGVIVEEFNFGQPREKVVDRAVYKGLEMLMKEISKNVL from the coding sequence ATGAAAGCAGTAATAATTACCATAGGAGACGAAATATTAATAGGTCAAATTGTGGATACAAACTCTGCATTTATAGCCAAGTCTTTAGATAAAATTGGCATTGAAATTAGTGAAATGGTATCCATAAGCGATACTAAAGAAGTTATTTTAGAAACTTTTGCAAAATACCAAAACAAAGCCGATGTAGTTATTGTAACTGGTGGTTTAGGGCCAACAAAAGATGATGTTACCAAAAAAACATTCTGTGATTACTTTGAAGATCAATTAGTTATTGATAATGGTGTTTTGGCTCATGTAACCACCCTGATAGAAGCATTTTATAAAATGCCGATCACCCAAATGAATAAAGACCAAGCTTTGGTGCCTTCTAAAAGCACCCTACTTGTCAATGCTCTAGGGACTGCTCCAGGAATGTGGATGAAAAAAGAAACTACCGTTTTTATATCCTTGCCCGGAGTGCCTTATGAGATGCGACACATAATGGAACAACAGGTAATTCCTAAACTAGTTCAAGAGTATTCTAGGCCATACATACTTCATAAAACAATTGTAACCTATGGTCAAGGCGAAAGTATTCTTGCCGAACGCATAGCCACTTGGGAAGACCATTTGCCGTCTTTTTTAAAATTAGCCTACTTGCCAAGCCCCGGCAAAGTATTGTTGCGTATTTCGGCAAGAGGAACCAATAAAGAAGCTTTAGAACAAGCCATTGCAGAACAAGTAGCCTCTCTAAATACGCTTATTGGAGATGTTGTGGTGGGTTATGAAGAAGACCAAACCATAGAAGTAGTGGTAGGGCAATTATTGCAACAACAACACAAAACATTGGCAACGGCAGAGAGTTGTACAGGAGGCAGTATTGCATCCTTGTTGGCCAGTGTTCCAGGAGCTTCAGCTTACTTCAAAGGGAGTGTAGTTTGTTATGCTACAGCAGTCAAAACAAAGGTATTGGGAATTCCGGAAGAGTTGCTACAGAAATTTTCAGTGGTAAGTTCCGAAGTTGCCTCTGCTATGGCTTTGAGCGTAAAAGAGTTGCTCCAGACAGACTATGCCCTAGCAACCACCGGAAATGCTGGCCCCTCAAAAGGAGAATCAGCGGCAGCAATAGGTACCGTATTTATAGCTTTAGCTACTCCAAAAGGCGTAATTGTAGAAGAATTTAATTTTGGACAACCTCGTGAAAAAGTGGTAGATAGAGCGGTGTATAAGGGATTAGAAATGCTAATGAAAGAAATTTCAAAAAATGTGCTTTAA
- a CDS encoding fumarylacetoacetate hydrolase family protein has product MKIICIGRNYTEHVHELQNETPTAPVVFMKPDSAILLKQHPFVIPEFSEDIHHELEIIVKISKVGKYIEPKFAHKYFEEISVGIDFTARDLQAQLKAKGLPWEKAKAFDGSAVIGDFVSKTQFDSLDALTFELKKNNQTVQKGNTSQMLWNIEALISYVSTYFTLKIGDIIFTGTPAGVAAVQPEDVLEGFLEEQKLFRIQVK; this is encoded by the coding sequence ATGAAGATAATTTGCATTGGCAGAAATTATACCGAACACGTGCACGAGTTGCAAAATGAAACACCAACCGCTCCGGTTGTTTTCATGAAGCCAGATTCGGCTATTTTATTAAAACAGCATCCGTTTGTAATTCCAGAATTTTCAGAAGACATTCATCATGAGCTAGAAATTATTGTAAAAATAAGCAAAGTAGGAAAGTATATTGAGCCTAAATTTGCACATAAATATTTTGAAGAAATAAGTGTAGGGATTGATTTTACAGCCAGAGATTTGCAGGCGCAATTAAAAGCAAAAGGGTTGCCTTGGGAAAAAGCCAAAGCTTTTGACGGATCTGCAGTAATTGGAGATTTTGTATCAAAAACACAATTTGACTCTCTAGATGCACTGACTTTTGAGTTAAAAAAGAACAACCAAACCGTTCAAAAAGGCAACACTAGCCAGATGCTCTGGAATATAGAAGCATTAATCAGCTATGTGTCTACCTATTTTACCTTAAAGATAGGAGATATTATTTTTACCGGAACCCCAGCTGGAGTAGCGGCAGTACAACCAGAGGATGTGTTAGAAGGCTTTTTAGAAGAACAGAAACTATTTAGAATACAAGTAAAGTAA
- a CDS encoding Hpt domain-containing protein — translation MALNYNLSKVYALSDNDPEFVKEILILFINEVPNDLKKIKEGIHNKDYKMVHAYAHKIKPTLDLLGLHVAFEEILQIEAWTKTEGQKKDVAHTFESVKHQLKEAVKEIRKDFNLKE, via the coding sequence ATGGCGTTAAACTATAATCTTTCAAAAGTATATGCACTATCGGACAACGATCCTGAATTTGTAAAAGAAATTTTAATTTTATTTATAAACGAAGTGCCAAATGATCTCAAAAAAATTAAAGAAGGAATACATAATAAAGACTACAAAATGGTGCATGCCTATGCCCATAAAATAAAACCAACATTAGATTTGTTAGGGTTGCACGTGGCTTTTGAAGAAATTCTTCAGATAGAAGCCTGGACCAAAACAGAAGGTCAAAAGAAAGATGTAGCCCATACGTTTGAAAGCGTCAAGCACCAGCTAAAAGAAGCTGTTAAGGAGATTAGAAAAGATTTTAATCTAAAAGAATAA
- a CDS encoding 3'-5' exonuclease, with protein sequence MELKLNKPICFFDLETTGIDIGKDRIVEIAVFKVYPNGNKESKTWLVNPTIPIPAQTTAIHGITNEKVANEPTFKELAPQVYAMIKDSDLAGFNSDRFDIPLLAEELLRAGVDFDMKNKVSVDVQTIFHKKEERTLAAAFKFYCDQNLENAHSAEADTMATYEILKAQLERYPDLENDMKTLSEFSTRKKNADFAGMISFDKEDNEIFSFGKHKGKKVVEVLDTEPGYFSWIQNADFPLYTKKVLTAIKLRKLNTK encoded by the coding sequence ATGGAACTCAAACTCAATAAACCAATTTGCTTTTTCGATCTTGAAACAACAGGAATAGACATAGGAAAAGATAGAATTGTAGAAATAGCTGTATTTAAAGTTTATCCTAACGGAAATAAAGAAAGCAAGACTTGGTTGGTTAATCCTACCATTCCGATTCCGGCTCAGACTACCGCTATACACGGAATAACCAACGAAAAAGTAGCAAACGAACCCACTTTTAAAGAACTAGCACCACAGGTTTATGCCATGATCAAAGATAGTGATTTGGCTGGGTTTAACTCTGATAGGTTTGATATTCCGTTACTTGCCGAAGAGTTGCTCCGTGCAGGTGTAGATTTTGACATGAAAAACAAAGTGTCGGTAGATGTGCAAACTATTTTTCATAAAAAAGAAGAGCGCACGCTAGCTGCTGCATTTAAATTTTATTGCGATCAAAATTTAGAAAATGCCCATTCGGCAGAAGCAGACACCATGGCTACTTACGAAATACTCAAAGCACAATTAGAACGCTATCCAGATTTAGAAAATGATATGAAAACATTGTCTGAATTTTCTACCAGAAAGAAAAATGCCGATTTTGCAGGCATGATTTCATTTGACAAAGAAGACAATGAGATTTTTTCGTTTGGAAAACACAAAGGCAAAAAAGTGGTAGAGGTGCTAGATACAGAGCCAGGATATTTTAGTTGGATTCAAAATGCAGATTTTCCGTTGTATACCAAAAAAGTACTCACGGCCATTAAACTCAGAAAACTCAATACAAAATAG
- a CDS encoding ABC-F family ATP-binding cassette domain-containing protein: MNYLSVENISKSFGERTLFKDLSFGINKDQKIAFIAKNGSGKTTIMSIINGLEEPDTGQVVLRKGIRMAFLSQNNNLQEELTIEESIFASDNETLKIIEAYEKALENPEDAEAYQKAFDGMDQHNAWDFETQYKQILFKLKLEDFKLKVKNLSGGQKKRLSLAIILINRPDLLILDEPTNHLDLEMIEWLESYFTKENITLFMVTHDRFFLERVCNEIIELDNGKLYQYKGNYSYYLEKKEERIASENSSVDKAQNLFVKELEWMRRQPKARTTKSKSRQDDFYDIKEKAQSRRRENKVELEINMERMGSKIIELHKISKKFKDHVLMDNFSFDFQRGERIGIIGKNGTGKSTFLNLLTGSLPLDSGKVVVGETIKIGYYTQSGINPKPGQRVIDVIKEYGEFIPLMKGKLISASQLLERFLFDAKKQYDFVDRLSGGELKRLYLCTVLIQNPNFLILDEPTNDLDIVTLNVLESFLLDYPGCLLVVSHDRYFMDKIVDHLFIFRGNGVVEDFPGNYSDFRAYEDSADVAQKEENKAEKKDWKQNNPTGNLTFNEQKEFQKIEREIKDLEEQKAKIELLFSEGKVADADIEKKANELQNLIHKMETKEERWFELSAKMEG; the protein is encoded by the coding sequence GTGAATTACCTTTCTGTAGAAAATATATCCAAGTCATTTGGAGAACGCACTCTTTTTAAAGACCTTTCTTTTGGAATTAATAAAGACCAAAAAATTGCTTTTATAGCCAAAAACGGCTCGGGCAAAACAACCATTATGAGTATTATTAATGGCCTTGAAGAACCAGATACTGGGCAAGTGGTGTTGCGCAAAGGCATCCGGATGGCTTTTTTATCTCAAAATAACAACCTGCAAGAAGAACTAACCATTGAAGAGAGTATTTTTGCTTCAGACAACGAGACTTTAAAAATCATTGAAGCCTATGAAAAAGCGTTAGAAAATCCAGAAGATGCCGAGGCCTATCAAAAAGCATTTGACGGAATGGACCAACACAATGCTTGGGATTTTGAAACACAATACAAACAAATTTTATTTAAATTAAAGCTAGAAGATTTTAAGCTAAAAGTAAAAAATCTATCTGGTGGACAAAAAAAACGTTTGTCTCTGGCCATCATTTTGATCAATCGTCCGGATTTACTAATTCTGGATGAGCCAACCAATCATTTGGATTTAGAAATGATTGAATGGCTGGAGAGTTATTTTACCAAAGAAAACATTACTTTGTTTATGGTAACGCACGACCGTTTTTTTCTGGAACGGGTGTGTAACGAAATCATTGAATTAGACAACGGAAAACTATACCAATATAAGGGTAATTACTCGTATTATTTAGAAAAAAAAGAAGAGCGCATTGCCTCCGAAAATTCTAGTGTGGACAAAGCACAAAATCTTTTTGTGAAGGAGTTAGAATGGATGCGTCGCCAACCAAAAGCACGAACAACCAAATCCAAGTCGCGTCAAGATGATTTTTATGACATCAAAGAAAAAGCACAAAGCCGTCGTCGCGAAAATAAAGTAGAACTTGAAATTAATATGGAACGCATGGGGAGCAAGATTATTGAGCTTCATAAAATATCCAAAAAATTCAAGGATCATGTGCTTATGGATAATTTTAGTTTTGATTTTCAACGAGGCGAACGTATTGGAATTATTGGCAAAAACGGAACCGGAAAATCTACTTTTTTAAACTTACTCACTGGCAGCTTACCGCTAGATTCTGGAAAAGTAGTGGTGGGCGAAACTATCAAAATTGGCTATTATACCCAAAGTGGGATTAATCCTAAACCTGGGCAGCGTGTTATTGATGTTATTAAAGAATACGGAGAGTTTATTCCGTTGATGAAAGGAAAATTAATTTCGGCCTCGCAATTACTAGAACGCTTTTTGTTTGATGCCAAAAAACAATATGATTTTGTGGACCGTTTGAGCGGTGGGGAGTTAAAACGTTTGTACCTCTGTACGGTTTTGATTCAGAACCCCAATTTTTTGATTCTAGATGAGCCTACCAATGATTTAGATATTGTGACACTCAACGTTTTGGAAAGTTTCCTTTTAGATTATCCTGGCTGTTTATTAGTAGTTTCGCACGATAGGTATTTTATGGATAAAATTGTAGACCATTTATTTATCTTTAGAGGCAATGGTGTGGTAGAGGATTTTCCGGGCAACTACTCGGATTTTAGAGCCTATGAAGATAGTGCGGATGTAGCTCAAAAAGAAGAAAACAAAGCCGAAAAGAAAGACTGGAAACAAAACAATCCCACCGGAAACTTAACTTTTAATGAGCAAAAAGAATTTCAGAAAATTGAACGCGAGATCAAAGACCTAGAAGAACAAAAAGCCAAAATTGAGCTTTTATTCTCCGAAGGAAAAGTTGCAGATGCCGATATTGAAAAAAAAGCTAACGAGCTACAAAACCTCATCCATAAAATGGAAACCAAAGAAGAACGCTGGTTTGAATTGAGTGCCAAAATGGAAGGATAA
- a CDS encoding glycosyltransferase family 2 protein, which produces MQLSVIILNYNVRYFLELCVLSVQQALVGIDSQIIVVDNNSTDASSQMMQRRFPEVQFIQNKENVGFPKGNNIAVAQAKGKYVCILNPDTVVAEDTFRSVLAFAERQKNLGIVGVKLIDGSGKFLPESKRGIPTPWVAFTKIVGLYKLFPKNTLFNQYYAQQLPENQTGKTPILVGAFMVLHKELYQDLGGFDEDCFMYADDIDLSYRALQSGKDNYYYAGTTVIHYKGESTIKDGVYRKRFQEAMRYFYQKHFKTPVLFLLFMRIGAFLFLFAKIFQGKATKISSATQEYVVYSSSLELCHKLQRKFQKKVLLKTLDTEKLVISSKNTYLEPTELLFDNHFISFKEIIDSFMALRNKEIRFKILPKGSTYFIGSDHSTDRGTVIEIE; this is translated from the coding sequence ATGCAACTCTCGGTAATTATTCTCAATTATAACGTTCGGTACTTTTTAGAACTTTGTGTTTTAAGTGTGCAACAAGCACTTGTAGGCATAGATAGTCAAATTATTGTGGTAGATAATAATTCTACCGATGCAAGTTCGCAGATGATGCAACGCCGTTTTCCGGAGGTACAATTTATTCAAAATAAAGAAAATGTTGGGTTTCCAAAAGGCAATAATATAGCCGTTGCTCAAGCAAAAGGAAAGTATGTTTGTATTCTGAATCCCGATACGGTAGTAGCCGAAGATACCTTTAGATCTGTTTTGGCTTTCGCCGAAAGGCAAAAAAACCTAGGGATTGTAGGAGTAAAATTAATTGATGGCTCCGGAAAATTTTTGCCAGAGAGCAAACGAGGCATTCCAACGCCTTGGGTGGCTTTTACCAAAATTGTAGGGCTGTATAAACTCTTTCCCAAAAACACGCTTTTTAATCAATATTACGCACAACAGCTGCCAGAGAACCAAACCGGAAAAACCCCAATTTTGGTTGGTGCTTTTATGGTGCTCCACAAAGAATTGTATCAGGATTTGGGCGGATTTGATGAAGATTGTTTTATGTATGCAGACGATATTGATTTGTCTTACAGGGCTTTGCAGTCTGGAAAAGACAATTATTATTATGCAGGAACTACCGTTATTCATTACAAAGGCGAAAGCACCATTAAAGACGGCGTGTACCGCAAGCGTTTTCAAGAAGCCATGCGCTATTTTTATCAAAAACATTTTAAAACCCCTGTTTTGTTTTTGCTATTTATGCGTATTGGAGCATTTTTGTTTTTGTTTGCAAAAATTTTTCAAGGCAAAGCAACCAAAATCAGCAGTGCCACCCAAGAGTATGTAGTGTACTCTTCGAGTTTAGAATTGTGTCATAAATTGCAACGAAAATTTCAAAAAAAAGTGCTACTTAAGACCTTAGACACAGAAAAATTGGTAATTTCGTCCAAGAATACGTATTTGGAACCAACAGAATTGTTGTTTGATAATCATTTTATTTCCTTCAAAGAGATTATAGATAGTTTTATGGCGCTAAGAAACAAAGAGATACGTTTTAAAATTTTGCCAAAAGGCAGCACCTATTTTATAGGCAGCGACCATTCTACGGATAGGGGAACGGTTATTGAAATAGAATGA
- a CDS encoding DUF4295 domain-containing protein: MAKKTVATLQTSSKRLSKAIKMVKSPKTGAYTFVETIIAPELVDEFLKKN; this comes from the coding sequence ATGGCAAAGAAAACAGTAGCAACGTTACAAACATCTTCTAAGAGATTATCAAAAGCCATCAAAATGGTAAAATCTCCAAAAACTGGCGCTTATACTTTCGTAGAAACTATTATAGCTCCTGAGTTAGTAGATGAATTCTTGAAAAAGAATTAA